The proteins below come from a single Hemibagrus wyckioides isolate EC202008001 linkage group LG22, SWU_Hwy_1.0, whole genome shotgun sequence genomic window:
- the npdc1b gene encoding neural proliferation differentiation and control protein 1 isoform X2 — MPSSRRGEERRVWAALLLLATITISTTMAAVGQCPRSLDCAREGRHFCQPGSSHCGPCLSPLVENKRGKCVVRRRNHIKVDMRPELDEEIDFLSSIITKHRESEMKHTAPSQAAPHLKDDSAWPRSHHRVESSPSYDAARQPVTHTLTTSSTTTSSSATSSSPNTINPLISAMQSAPLIVPYPSEDHSYIVTAGVCLMVASVALVLVGVCWVRMQRGTRLAQKVDYPAFGVMSPHSYDSAASGDKNLAQSAQMYHYQHQKQQMLSLKQRDEPKIPESAATSDEENEDGDFTVYECPGLAPTGEMEVKNPLFDDSTLHLHLDLQKSYN, encoded by the exons ATGCCTTCATccaggagaggagaagagagaagagtgtGGGCCGCGCTTCTTCTTCTAgccaccatcaccatcagcaCCACTATGGCAG caGTGGGTCAGTGCCCCCGTAGCCTGGACTGTGCCCGTGAAGGCCGCCATTTTTGCCAGCCTGGCTCGTCTCACTGCGGCCCCTGCCTGTCTCCGCTCGTCGAGAACAAGAGAGGGAAGTGTGTGGTCAGGAGACGGAACCACATCA AAGTGGATATGCGTCCTGAGCTAGATGAAGAGATCGACTTCCTCTCTTCTATCATAACCAAACACAGAGAGTCTGAGATGaaacacacag CGCCCTCTCAGGCTGCCCCTCATCTCAAAGATGACTCTGCATGGCCAAGAAGTCACCACAGAGTGGAATCCTCACCCAGCTATGACGCGGCACGACAGcccgtaacacacactctcaccacaTCGTCCACTACCACCAGCTCCAGTGCCACCAGCTCCAGTCCCAACACCATCAATCCTCTGATATCAGCCATGCAGAGCGCCCCGCTGATTGTGCCCTACCCATCTGAGGACCACTCTTATATCG tTACAGCAGGAGTGTGTCTTATGGTGGCTTCAGTGGCGCTGGTTTTGGTTGGAGTGTGCTGGGTGAG GATGCAGAGAGGAACTCGTCTGGCACAGAAAGTGGACTACCCGGCCTTCGGGGTGATGAGCCCCCACTCTTACGACAGTGCAGCT TCTGGAGATAAAAACCTGGCCCAGAGCGCTCAGATGTACCATTATCAGCACCAGAAACAGCAGATGTTGTCACTTAA ACAAAGAGATGAACCCAAGATCCCTGAATCAGCAGCTACCTCGGATGAGGAGAATGAGGATGGAGACTTCACTGTGTACGAATGCCCTGGACTCGCCCCA ACTGGCGAGATGGAGGTGAAGAACCCTCTATTTGACGACTCCACCCTTCATCTTCACCTTGACCTGCAAAAAAGCTACAACTGA
- the npdc1b gene encoding neural proliferation differentiation and control protein 1 isoform X1, with translation MPSSRRGEERRVWAALLLLATITISTTMAAVGQCPRSLDCAREGRHFCQPGSSHCGPCLSPLVENKRGKCVVRRRNHIKEVDMRPELDEEIDFLSSIITKHRESEMKHTAPSQAAPHLKDDSAWPRSHHRVESSPSYDAARQPVTHTLTTSSTTTSSSATSSSPNTINPLISAMQSAPLIVPYPSEDHSYIVTAGVCLMVASVALVLVGVCWVRMQRGTRLAQKVDYPAFGVMSPHSYDSAASGDKNLAQSAQMYHYQHQKQQMLSLKQRDEPKIPESAATSDEENEDGDFTVYECPGLAPTGEMEVKNPLFDDSTLHLHLDLQKSYN, from the exons ATGCCTTCATccaggagaggagaagagagaagagtgtGGGCCGCGCTTCTTCTTCTAgccaccatcaccatcagcaCCACTATGGCAG caGTGGGTCAGTGCCCCCGTAGCCTGGACTGTGCCCGTGAAGGCCGCCATTTTTGCCAGCCTGGCTCGTCTCACTGCGGCCCCTGCCTGTCTCCGCTCGTCGAGAACAAGAGAGGGAAGTGTGTGGTCAGGAGACGGAACCACATCA AAGAAGTGGATATGCGTCCTGAGCTAGATGAAGAGATCGACTTCCTCTCTTCTATCATAACCAAACACAGAGAGTCTGAGATGaaacacacag CGCCCTCTCAGGCTGCCCCTCATCTCAAAGATGACTCTGCATGGCCAAGAAGTCACCACAGAGTGGAATCCTCACCCAGCTATGACGCGGCACGACAGcccgtaacacacactctcaccacaTCGTCCACTACCACCAGCTCCAGTGCCACCAGCTCCAGTCCCAACACCATCAATCCTCTGATATCAGCCATGCAGAGCGCCCCGCTGATTGTGCCCTACCCATCTGAGGACCACTCTTATATCG tTACAGCAGGAGTGTGTCTTATGGTGGCTTCAGTGGCGCTGGTTTTGGTTGGAGTGTGCTGGGTGAG GATGCAGAGAGGAACTCGTCTGGCACAGAAAGTGGACTACCCGGCCTTCGGGGTGATGAGCCCCCACTCTTACGACAGTGCAGCT TCTGGAGATAAAAACCTGGCCCAGAGCGCTCAGATGTACCATTATCAGCACCAGAAACAGCAGATGTTGTCACTTAA ACAAAGAGATGAACCCAAGATCCCTGAATCAGCAGCTACCTCGGATGAGGAGAATGAGGATGGAGACTTCACTGTGTACGAATGCCCTGGACTCGCCCCA ACTGGCGAGATGGAGGTGAAGAACCCTCTATTTGACGACTCCACCCTTCATCTTCACCTTGACCTGCAAAAAAGCTACAACTGA
- the npdc1b gene encoding neural proliferation differentiation and control protein 1 isoform X3 → MPSSRRGEERRVWAALLLLATITISTTMAVGQCPRSLDCAREGRHFCQPGSSHCGPCLSPLVENKRGKCVVRRRNHIKEVDMRPELDEEIDFLSSIITKHRESEMKHTAPSQAAPHLKDDSAWPRSHHRVESSPSYDAARQPVTHTLTTSSTTTSSSATSSSPNTINPLISAMQSAPLIVPYPSEDHSYIVTAGVCLMVASVALVLVGVCWVRMQRGTRLAQKVDYPAFGVMSPHSYDSAASGDKNLAQSAQMYHYQHQKQQMLSLKQRDEPKIPESAATSDEENEDGDFTVYECPGLAPTGEMEVKNPLFDDSTLHLHLDLQKSYN, encoded by the exons ATGCCTTCATccaggagaggagaagagagaagagtgtGGGCCGCGCTTCTTCTTCTAgccaccatcaccatcagcaCCACTATGGCAG TGGGTCAGTGCCCCCGTAGCCTGGACTGTGCCCGTGAAGGCCGCCATTTTTGCCAGCCTGGCTCGTCTCACTGCGGCCCCTGCCTGTCTCCGCTCGTCGAGAACAAGAGAGGGAAGTGTGTGGTCAGGAGACGGAACCACATCA AAGAAGTGGATATGCGTCCTGAGCTAGATGAAGAGATCGACTTCCTCTCTTCTATCATAACCAAACACAGAGAGTCTGAGATGaaacacacag CGCCCTCTCAGGCTGCCCCTCATCTCAAAGATGACTCTGCATGGCCAAGAAGTCACCACAGAGTGGAATCCTCACCCAGCTATGACGCGGCACGACAGcccgtaacacacactctcaccacaTCGTCCACTACCACCAGCTCCAGTGCCACCAGCTCCAGTCCCAACACCATCAATCCTCTGATATCAGCCATGCAGAGCGCCCCGCTGATTGTGCCCTACCCATCTGAGGACCACTCTTATATCG tTACAGCAGGAGTGTGTCTTATGGTGGCTTCAGTGGCGCTGGTTTTGGTTGGAGTGTGCTGGGTGAG GATGCAGAGAGGAACTCGTCTGGCACAGAAAGTGGACTACCCGGCCTTCGGGGTGATGAGCCCCCACTCTTACGACAGTGCAGCT TCTGGAGATAAAAACCTGGCCCAGAGCGCTCAGATGTACCATTATCAGCACCAGAAACAGCAGATGTTGTCACTTAA ACAAAGAGATGAACCCAAGATCCCTGAATCAGCAGCTACCTCGGATGAGGAGAATGAGGATGGAGACTTCACTGTGTACGAATGCCCTGGACTCGCCCCA ACTGGCGAGATGGAGGTGAAGAACCCTCTATTTGACGACTCCACCCTTCATCTTCACCTTGACCTGCAAAAAAGCTACAACTGA